In a genomic window of Streptomyces noursei ATCC 11455:
- a CDS encoding PE-PGRS family protein, which translates to MGPVMDAGHVLRGLRAAVFAAVCVLLAALGHAVMSDAAVPGWMLLAAGLTTAAGAWCFAARERGPVLVGLLTVGTQAALHSAFSLGQAMAGAGTDRAALARAWANTWLCGAQGLSLQEIDAARAQTPMGQPDATGSMGSMGSMGSMGSMDPSAGMGGTGLSHGAMSHLGTAHTDMSAMGMHGSAGGMLAAHLLVALLSAWWLWGGERAAFRLVRSVSAWLFAPLLLVLRAVLPVSRPVPRPARQEPRCAVRQLLLAHAMSLRGPPREPAVG; encoded by the coding sequence ATGGGGCCTGTCATGGATGCGGGGCACGTTCTCAGGGGGCTGCGCGCCGCGGTGTTCGCGGCGGTCTGCGTGCTCCTGGCTGCGCTCGGGCACGCGGTGATGTCGGATGCCGCGGTGCCCGGCTGGATGCTGCTCGCGGCCGGTCTGACGACCGCGGCCGGGGCCTGGTGCTTCGCCGCACGCGAACGCGGCCCCGTACTGGTGGGATTGCTGACCGTCGGTACCCAGGCCGCCCTGCACAGCGCGTTCTCCCTGGGGCAGGCGATGGCCGGCGCCGGCACGGACCGGGCCGCCCTCGCCCGCGCGTGGGCGAACACCTGGCTCTGCGGCGCCCAGGGGCTGTCGCTCCAGGAGATCGACGCGGCGCGGGCGCAGACCCCGATGGGGCAGCCGGACGCGACCGGGTCGATGGGCTCCATGGGTTCGATGGGTTCGATGGGTTCGATGGACCCCTCGGCCGGCATGGGCGGCACGGGCCTGTCGCACGGCGCGATGTCCCATCTGGGCACGGCACATACCGATATGTCCGCCATGGGCATGCACGGCAGCGCCGGCGGCATGCTCGCGGCGCACCTGTTGGTCGCCCTGCTCAGCGCGTGGTGGCTGTGGGGCGGCGAGCGGGCGGCGTTCCGGCTCGTACGGAGCGTGTCCGCCTGGCTGTTCGCGCCCCTGCTGCTGGTGCTGCGGGCGGTGCTGCCGGTGTCCCGTCCGGTCCCGCGCCCCGCCCGGCAGGAGCCGCGGTGCGCGGTGCGGCAGCTGCTGCTGGCGCATGCGATGTCCTTGCGGGGTCCCCCGCGTGAGCCGGCTGTCGGCTGA
- a CDS encoding copper chaperone PCu(A)C, with translation MNRSRLAAGAVPLVTCLATLGALTAWTVTGNAGTPARLTAAEGRVLIPGGNDATAAFFTIRNAGTANDVLTGVTGPPGHRTMLSRDVEVGRNARSMAMVQGATVPARGALTMTPTTLDIMISPPPRLAPGDRLTFTLHFRDSPPLVVTARAVRPGQ, from the coding sequence ATGAACCGCTCACGCCTCGCCGCCGGTGCCGTGCCGTTGGTCACCTGCCTGGCGACCCTCGGCGCCCTCACCGCCTGGACCGTCACCGGCAACGCCGGCACGCCCGCCCGGCTGACCGCCGCCGAGGGCCGGGTGCTGATCCCCGGCGGGAACGACGCCACCGCGGCGTTCTTCACGATCCGCAACGCCGGCACCGCGAACGACGTGCTGACCGGCGTCACCGGACCGCCCGGTCACCGCACCATGCTCAGCCGGGACGTCGAAGTCGGCCGCAACGCCCGGTCCATGGCCATGGTCCAGGGCGCCACCGTCCCCGCCCGCGGCGCGCTCACCATGACGCCGACCACCCTCGACATCATGATCAGCCCGCCGCCCCGGCTGGCCCCCGGCGACCGCCTCACCTTCACCCTGCACTTCCGGGACAGTCCGCCGCTGGTCGTCACCGCCCGGGCGGTACGCCCCGGCCAGTAG
- a CDS encoding zf-HC2 domain-containing protein, with protein MLCSRIRTALSARLDGEALPPGLTVHHLDDHLAGCRDCRRWEARARALTTALGDATAHEDEAAPAAVEALLAGLRTGRRAG; from the coding sequence ATGCTCTGCTCGCGCATTCGTACGGCACTTTCCGCCCGCCTCGACGGCGAGGCGCTGCCCCCGGGGCTGACCGTCCACCATCTCGACGACCACCTCGCGGGCTGCCGCGACTGCCGCCGGTGGGAGGCCAGGGCGCGAGCGCTGACCACGGCCCTCGGCGACGCCACCGCGCACGAGGACGAGGCGGCCCCGGCCGCCGTCGAGGCGCTGCTCGCCGGCCTCCGGACGGGGCGACGGGCGGGCTGA
- a CDS encoding sigma-70 family RNA polymerase sigma factor translates to MRDDERVTAWALAARDGDERAVEQFVRATQLDVRRYVTHLSGEAQAADDLVQDTYVRALRGLPRFEGRSSARTWLLTIARRVVADRIRTHAVRPRLSATDDWQSAAERVQPRGVPGFEEGIALAELLAALTPQRREAFVLTQLLGLSYAAAAGVMGCPVGTVRSRVARAREALIALLAEAETGAEAEAGAVVPADGVGRQRAADPAPRGAPHHRPGPAELRPRRLTAAVA, encoded by the coding sequence ATGCGTGACGACGAGAGGGTCACGGCCTGGGCGCTGGCCGCCCGGGACGGCGACGAACGGGCCGTCGAGCAGTTCGTACGGGCCACCCAACTCGATGTGCGGCGGTATGTGACGCACCTCAGCGGGGAGGCCCAGGCGGCCGACGACCTGGTGCAGGACACCTATGTGCGGGCGCTGCGGGGGCTGCCGCGGTTCGAGGGCCGGTCGTCGGCGCGGACCTGGCTGCTGACGATCGCCCGGCGGGTGGTGGCGGACCGGATCCGCACCCACGCGGTGCGCCCCCGGCTGTCGGCGACCGACGACTGGCAGTCCGCCGCCGAGCGGGTCCAGCCGCGCGGGGTGCCGGGCTTCGAGGAGGGCATCGCGCTCGCCGAGTTGCTGGCGGCCCTGACGCCGCAGCGGCGGGAGGCGTTCGTGCTCACGCAGCTGCTGGGGCTGTCGTACGCGGCGGCGGCCGGGGTGATGGGCTGTCCGGTGGGGACGGTGCGCTCGCGGGTGGCCCGGGCCCGGGAGGCGCTGATCGCCCTGCTGGCGGAGGCGGAAACCGGGGCCGAGGCGGAAGCCGGGGCCGTGGTGCCTGCCGACGGGGTGGGCCGGCAGCGGGCGGCGGACCCCGCCCCGCGCGGCGCACCGCACCACAGACCGGGGCCGGCTGAGCTGCGACCGCGCCGGCTCACCGCCGCGGTGGCCTGA
- a CDS encoding heavy metal translocating P-type ATPase, which translates to MSCAACVGRVERKLGRLDGVTASVNLATERARISHPASLSVDDLIATVEAAGFTAFAPDPDEPGRSTTGNGPAGDPADGPDGDPVDARAERRRLLLTALLSLPVLALSMVPGWQFRNWQWLCFVLAAPVAVWGAAPFHARAARGLRHGAATMDTLVSLGVVASFGWSGYALFLGGAGTPGMTMPFSLLPAAGDGTAHLYLEAAVGVPLFVLAGRRMEARARRGTGAALRSLAELAAKEVSVRGADGAERRLPIGLLQVGDRFLVRPGERVATDGTVVSGSSALDLSLISGESHPVEVGPGSEAVGGAVNSGGLLEIRADAVGGDTQLARITRLVEDAQTGKTRAQRLADAVAAVFVPAVLTIAVTVLGFWLGAGADPQAAVTAAVAVLVVACPCALGLATPTALLAATGRGAQLGILVSGPRALERLRRIDTVVLDKTGTLTTGRMAVTAFTARPDGPDPDEVLRLAATVEQGSEHPVARAVLTYAREHGSDAPLEPAAAVVDFTATPGLGVRGVIDGRTVTVVRPPDDPDELPAALADAVRAAEAAGHTAVLVTVDGAPAAVLALGDTLRPDGYRAVDHLRRLGLRPVLATGDRAATARAVARQLAITEVHAQASPQDKAALVATLREQGGRVAVVGDGVNDAAALARADLGVAMGSGTDAAIGAADVTLVREDLQAIADAVRLARRTLGTIRGNLLWAFGYNLVTVPLAAVGLLNPMLAAAAMSASSLLVVGNSLRLRAWQPPGAGRTSRRRPHAPRSGANPPRSRGTRESV; encoded by the coding sequence ATGAGCTGCGCCGCGTGCGTGGGCCGGGTGGAACGGAAGCTCGGCCGGCTGGACGGCGTCACCGCGTCGGTCAACCTCGCCACCGAGCGGGCCCGGATCAGCCACCCGGCGTCCCTCTCCGTCGACGACCTGATCGCCACCGTCGAGGCCGCCGGGTTCACCGCCTTCGCACCGGACCCGGACGAGCCCGGCCGGTCCACCACCGGGAACGGCCCTGCCGGCGACCCCGCCGACGGTCCCGACGGCGACCCCGTCGACGCCCGCGCCGAACGCCGCCGGCTGCTGCTGACCGCGCTGCTCTCCCTGCCCGTACTGGCCCTGTCGATGGTGCCCGGCTGGCAGTTCCGCAACTGGCAGTGGCTCTGCTTCGTGCTCGCCGCCCCGGTCGCCGTGTGGGGCGCGGCCCCCTTCCACGCCCGTGCGGCGCGCGGCCTCCGGCACGGCGCCGCGACCATGGACACCCTGGTGTCCCTCGGCGTCGTCGCGTCGTTCGGCTGGTCCGGCTATGCGCTGTTCCTCGGCGGGGCCGGCACGCCCGGCATGACGATGCCGTTCAGCCTGCTCCCCGCGGCCGGTGACGGCACCGCCCACCTCTACCTGGAAGCCGCCGTCGGCGTGCCGTTGTTCGTGCTGGCCGGGCGGCGGATGGAGGCCCGGGCCCGGCGCGGCACCGGCGCCGCCCTGCGCTCCCTGGCGGAGCTCGCCGCCAAGGAGGTGTCGGTGCGCGGCGCGGACGGCGCCGAACGCCGCCTGCCGATCGGCCTGTTGCAGGTCGGCGACCGGTTCCTGGTCCGGCCCGGCGAACGGGTGGCCACCGACGGCACCGTCGTCTCGGGCAGCTCGGCCCTGGACCTCTCCCTGATCAGCGGCGAGAGCCATCCGGTCGAGGTCGGACCGGGCTCCGAGGCGGTCGGCGGCGCGGTCAACTCCGGCGGACTGCTGGAGATACGCGCCGACGCGGTGGGCGGCGACACCCAACTCGCCCGGATCACCCGGCTCGTGGAGGACGCCCAGACCGGCAAGACCCGGGCCCAGCGGCTCGCGGACGCGGTGGCGGCGGTCTTCGTCCCCGCCGTCCTGACCATCGCGGTCACCGTCCTGGGATTCTGGCTCGGCGCCGGGGCCGACCCGCAGGCCGCGGTCACCGCGGCGGTCGCCGTGCTCGTCGTCGCCTGCCCGTGCGCGCTGGGCCTGGCGACCCCGACCGCGCTGCTGGCCGCCACCGGCCGCGGCGCCCAGCTCGGGATCCTGGTCAGCGGCCCGCGGGCACTGGAACGCCTGCGCCGCATCGACACCGTCGTCCTCGACAAGACCGGGACCCTCACCACCGGCCGGATGGCCGTCACCGCCTTCACGGCCCGCCCGGACGGCCCCGACCCGGACGAGGTGCTGCGGCTCGCCGCCACCGTGGAGCAGGGCTCCGAGCACCCCGTGGCCCGCGCCGTCCTCACCTACGCCCGCGAGCACGGGAGCGATGCGCCGCTCGAACCGGCCGCCGCGGTGGTCGACTTCACCGCGACACCGGGCCTGGGCGTCCGGGGGGTGATCGACGGACGCACGGTCACCGTGGTCCGCCCGCCCGACGACCCCGACGAACTGCCCGCCGCACTGGCGGACGCGGTCCGCGCCGCCGAGGCCGCCGGGCACACCGCGGTCCTGGTCACCGTCGACGGCGCCCCGGCGGCGGTCCTCGCCCTCGGCGACACCCTGCGCCCCGACGGCTACCGCGCCGTCGACCACCTGCGCCGGCTGGGCCTGCGGCCGGTGCTGGCCACCGGGGACCGCGCGGCCACCGCCCGTGCGGTGGCCCGGCAGCTCGCCATCACCGAGGTGCACGCCCAGGCCAGCCCGCAGGACAAGGCCGCGCTGGTCGCGACGTTGCGGGAGCAGGGCGGCCGGGTCGCGGTGGTCGGCGACGGGGTCAACGACGCGGCGGCCCTGGCCCGCGCCGACCTCGGCGTCGCCATGGGCAGCGGCACCGACGCGGCGATCGGCGCCGCCGACGTCACGCTCGTCCGCGAGGACCTCCAGGCCATCGCCGACGCCGTCCGCCTCGCCCGCCGCACCCTGGGAACCATCCGCGGCAACCTCCTCTGGGCCTTCGGCTACAACCTCGTCACCGTGCCGCTGGCCGCCGTCGGGCTGCTCAACCCGATGCTGGCCGCGGCGGCCATGTCCGCCAGCTCCCTCCTGGTCGTCGGCAACAGCCTGCGGCTCCGCGCCTGGCAACCACCGGGCGCCGGCCGCACCTCCCGCCGCCGTCCGCACGCACCGCGCTCCGGCGCCAACCCGCCCCGGTCCCGGGGCACTCGGGAATCCGTATGA